gagtggatgatggattaTGTATGCTTGaacatatactttgatgtaaatgaaagtttgagttcaaatagataaagaatcGAAAGCTAGTACATTGTGTATATGACTTCTACACGATGTAGCATCATTCCACAATGGTGTAATTCATAGCCCAGTtaagggtaaatgatatcatctCATCGACATTATATGATAGGTGGAAAGTTATGTAGTCACGAGTCCTTTGTCTtaaagataaattattttattattatttgttagtaattgacttttcatgaaggaagatttaatggttaccatgagataaaataggatcatattgggagaacgaatttatctTAAAGAGATTAAGGATCATAACTCAAAAACTAGttttattcaaatcaaaattgTGTCCCGTGGGTGGCTAccctttttaataaatgaataaagcaaaaaaaaagtaaacaaatccCTAAAAACTAGTCTACAAAATGTGGATGGCtaagataataaataaaaaaacaaatcccTGAAATGTAGCCTGAAAATGTGGGCAATTAAGAAAACGTAACTATTTCTtcctaagaaagaaaaaaaagtgaactTGACCAGCTTTATAAGAGTTGTGCATGGACcaaatttacaagaaaataaattaacttagacataaaataaactttttaattGGATCATTGACAAATTAGaccaaaaataaaacaactaaatcGTCAAATGATCCAAATGAGTTAACCTTTAATAGTGTGAGCATTTGGGCTGCTCACTTTAACACTTTAATATCTACTAACGAACTTCACTTTCTAGGCTTGCGCCCATGAGCTAAGCCTGCCTCAAAGTGGGGTCTTCAAAAAAAGGTCTTTTGCCATGAACTCTTACACAAATACATTCAATTGGGCTCTAATATGTGTAAGCTTAGAGAGAGTAATTGGATCTTGAGGAAAGCTAAGCCCCTCATGTTTATGAGCTTGAAGTTGAGCATTGATGCTCACATCAATAATTTTGGTGTAATGATTCAATCATTAAGTAAATGAATattgtttttttaacaaaaataaatggagttatagttaaaattgaattaaacctATATAAATTATGGAATAAATTCAACCATAACTCAAAAAGTTAAAAGTAATTAACATAGATGATACtacagaatataaaaataatcataactCAAATACATCAAAAAAAACATTGAAGTAGAAAGAATTACTTAGgtataaaaagtatataaatttagaacattttatataagaaaaaaatgaaagcaTTAGACAAACActccatttttttaaaacaatttaatcggtacaaagattttgcaaaaaaaaaaatagaaattaaaaaacatCTGGAGCATGATCAAAGCAAACATATTACTCTTTGAATTGAATCATTATGAAAAACTATGCATAATAAATAACACAAACATCTCAagattataaaagaaatataaatacataaaagTAGAAATAATGATGGAAATGATgctaaacaaatatataaatgctTGCAAACGTTTCCATTACGACATTCTTTTGATCCAACTATCTATGTTCTTTTCAGTAATGTATCATCCAATATTTCACCTATGCTAATTGCATCTCACTTTATACTCCCATTATCACATTTCCAACAATTCGTGCACAACTAGTAAAATCATTCTTCTATATAGCAATGTTTGAAAAGACCACATTGGTGAGGGTAAGTTGGCAGAAGTGCATGGagaaatcaaataaatttccTTCTAGTGGAACTTCAGTACCACACACCGAAATCGTAATGAATTTACCCAGGCACTGTTACTAATCTTGAAAAATAactattgaatattaaaattcttCGACACATAAAAAAAATAGTCAAGACAGAATAGCTTCGATATCAAAGACTCAAGACCACGTCAGAGTTAGAATATCAAATATATAGTTCTTAGCAAAAATCTTCAGTTAATGGAACCTAATAATATATTCTATCTAATATTCGATTAGCACAAGTTGGAACTTAAGTCACACCTTGAATGATGACCATCATCAGGCTAACACACGAAATTTAATAACtagttaatattaaaattaaacaaaccaaaccaaataaaGGAAAAACACACTATAGTTGACACGAGATTTGAAAACAACAGAATGATAACTTCACTATCtccaaacaaaatttaaactaatttccCAAAATGATGACTTACTATCTCTTGTGAAATTAGGGCTTCCCAAACTTTTACTAAAGGTAAGGTTAGGCCTACTTTTATGATAGGCCTACAACCCTCTAAATCAAATAAACAGGTGAAAACAAAACATCTTACACGATATTCAATAGGAGATTATACAACAAAACCAAGAACTTAAAAGGATTTCCACCTTTAACCACTTTATCCATTCTTCCTCTAATGCCTCCAAATGTATTCATAGGCGTAATTTACTTGAGATGCTCAAGCTTGAAGGATtttaatcaagaaaaaaaattttgaagagcttttttttccatttattttttaaaaaaaatttaaattatttactgactgatatataagataaaataatgtGATAAAAAGTTCAAAAGTCTACTTTCTTCAAATAAAAAAGGTTAGGAACAATTGACTACTCTGCCATTTTTATGTAAGACACAGATTAGTTTACCCATTCGTCCCAAATTGCAATTCTCTTTTTGCATAATAATTGAAAGCAAAGTTTTTATAAATCAAGGACCTAAAACTGCAACATTCAGAGTCAGAATTTATTTCAGTAACCTTTGTCACCACATCATCATCCATGATCTCCACCGATTCAAACGACCTCACTTCACTCTTTTTTCATGTTATTTGTATTCGAAGTGGATAGATGATGTGGTGGGAAGAgttgaagaaatatttttttcaaaatcacaaaACACGTGATGAACATGAACCTTTAAGTTAAAAGGAAAACCCCATAAAAGTCTGAATGGCCTGTGTAGTATCATTACATTGAACTTGGAAGAACTCGTATAAGAAATGTACTCCACTTATCTATAGCAGAACCTCAATTTGCTTCTGTCAGATTCTTAAAGAGCAAGCAGAAACTGATTTCTTTTGGATGAATCCATCATTTGTGCTTCTGCAATCcttttcaataatatatatatgtatataaacacTGAAGAAATTCTATCTGATATCCTTACTTGCTACTGATCAAAAAATTTACGTATCAAACTCCGTAGAGCGGTAATAAGATTTTGACAAAAGAGTATGCAAGTGCACCTGTGAATATGTAACTATCCACTCTATCAAGTATTCCACCTGGTCCACAGTCAAAAACGAAGTGTTAATATAGAGATGAGAAATAGTTTCTCCTACTTTTAACACAAAATGGAGGGGATAAGATCAATGAATCTCATATTAAGCACCAAATAACTCCAGCCAAATCAACAACAGCATCTTTTCCAATTGTTTAAGGTAAGAAAAGTTCTTGATCACCCTCAAGTGTATTGGAAAATCAAAATGAACACATAATCATGAGCAACTATAATTACCATGTCCAGGTATTAGGGAGCCAGAGTCCTTAACACCAGCATCGCGCTTGATCATCGATTCAGTAAGATCACCAAAAACAGATCCAAAGAAGTTGAGAAACCCGAAGGCTATTGCACTAAACCAATGAAAAGAACATGTAAAGTAAGTGAAACTAAAATTCCTAtcgaaaataaaaactaaaatgctCCGAGTTAATGTAGAGTTCAAAAAATCCATGTCCCTTTTTCGATAACCACATTTACAAAATTCCAGTCATCCAATGTTTAACTCCTGGAGTGATTAACAGTTAACACTTGCATTAATCCTAGCCAGAGATCTGTTTAATTGCAAAAGAATCAACAATTTTCAGTCATCATTGTTACTTGTGTGAGAGGACAGATAGAAAACTTCAGAATTCAAATTAAGATATGCACATTCACTAATGGATCTCTTCATGCATAAAGTTGGATGAATACCAAAGGATGCATCAATcattaatgaaaataaatcaaTTGGTAACCCTTTGGTGTTCTATATTCTCTTATGGGGATAACAGAAACTATTGCTAGAGTTTGTACCATCTTCAAACCTAATAGACTCGTAAGCTATATCAACAGTAATCTGACTCTTGATCTCTAGAGTTGAGACAACTTACCCTGCATGGAAATGTATACCAGTGCGATTTGTACCTTAGTGTGCATTATTACTAGTAAGAGAGATTTAATACCTCACTAACGAAGCTGGCCAGCTTAAAATCTTTGATAATACTACAGAAGTTGCTATACAACCACCCAAGCCAACAATAGCTCCTTCCCATGTCTTCTTTGGACTTATATTAGTAAGTGGGGTCTTACCAATGGCCTGCATCAGAACAGGGGGTCAAACACAACCATGGTCATTTGATGATACATCCACCATTTAAAAATGTAACAAAAAAGTCACTCACCCGAATAAATAgctgtaattttttaatttatttgaaaataaccACTGAACTGTAAGCCTGAAGCTAATGCAGCATTAAGGGCATCTTAAAGTTTTTAAACAAGTAAAACAAGATCTTGTTGATCAAGGCTATATACCTTTCCACCCAAAAAAGCATATGTATCTGCTGCTATTATACTGCTGAAAGAAATCAAGGTTGCCACAAGGCCTACTGTCCAATGAGCTTGGCCACCAAGAAGAAAAGGCCATCCAGCTCCTATTCCTGTCAAAAAAGAAGTTCATGGTAAAACAGGTTGAACAGTCATAATTGTTCCCCTTCCGCAACCAAACATGCAAAAGAACCAAAAGCCAAAAATAAAGATGAATAAAGTTTCACATATAAGGAAATAAAAGGAGTTTAAAAATTCCTTGATGCATTTTAAAATTACATTACATAAAGGGAATAAAAGCAGTTACAAGATTCATCATTCAGAAACACCAAACCTAGCTAAACCACCAAAATTTTAGCAAAAACAGTATATAAGCTATTGCTACTTTAAGAAAAGGCAATTCTCAGCTCTATCCTTAAAGCTTAGCAAATATTACTGTTTACCAGTCATAAATTTTTCCAATATTTAGATTTGCAAACAGAAAAGAGTGAGAACCCATATTCTTACTAGTATTCAAGGCAGGAGCTGCTAAACCACATCTGAGCTTAACCCAAAAACAAGGGAGGTAGCCACAATAAAATAACCCAAACATGGTACTGCTGAGCTGAGCAAAACGAGGGTTTCCTCTTTGCATGAGCAATGCCGTAGCCACAACAAATGCAGCAGATGTCACTGAAATATCAATATTCCCAAAGTATCTGACAATACAACACAACCTCGAAATAAATTAcatgaaatattttcaaaaattttcaccaGCAAAGTAGGAATTACAAGTTTTTGAAGGCAAGATGTAGCATTTTAAACAACGACAAAGAAACCAACACATAAGTTGATATTATTGTAATGCACGCAACAACATAAGGTTACCATCTTACAATGTGAGAATGGGCATGAACGCACATATAACAGAGCAAACTCGCGAGACATATCGTGGAGGAGGTGTCATTCCTGCTGTGATTCCACGGCTCCTAACCAATTCAAAATACTCACGTGCACCAAGGAAAACAGCAGCAGCCAAAGCCACAGTGAAAACCCATCCTCCAGCTAATACAGCACCTCCGACAGAGATCCCAATACCAAGTCCGAAAACGATCCTTTTTCTCAACTGACTTGATTTATGTTGTAACTCAGAAAAAGAATCCTTTGTCGTTGGTAAGATAGCGCCTTGGTCAACTTCCTACAACATAACTGTTTGAGTAACCATATTTGAACAAAAGTTCCCTTTAATTGAATGGAGAAAAGTTGATAATCTCAACATAGATTAAAATGCTCATGCGTTATTTATGACTATTTCCATCATCTATCAATTACTTCAAGTTAGccattctaaaaaaaaattccagaagTTTTTAAATCTCTGACCACCCAGGTTCTTTTTTCGCTAATTCAACATGAATTCAACTCTTAAAGATTTCAGATTCTTTTATATTGACACATCAACAGAAACAAACAGATTAATCAAACGTTTAAAATGCAGTACTAAAACAGTACTAAGTTTTTaaaacatatgcatatatatgatTTTAACGGAAACAAATCCGAGCACAACCATAATTAAAGGTACCTCCTCGGCATTGCTTTCGTCGATACTTTCGGGTTCAGCACGGGCGACGGCCGTAATTAACCGCCGGTTGACGTAAATACTGGTAGGACGAACCCGGAAGACTGATTGCGGTCCATGAAAGACAACGTTAAGCTTGAGTTTGGGGGTTCTTCTAGTGGGAATTAGGGTTTGGTTGGATAAGAGACGGCATGGGCAACCGCAGAGAGAAGTCACAGAAAGTGGAATCAGATTGTACCGACTGATTTCAACGAAAGAGGCGAAAGAGGCCATAAAAGATttgaagcaaaaagaaaaaaagggacgTGTTCTATAATTATTAACGGAGAAAATGATGagtcatattttattaaatgatgaTTGTCGGATTGAGGGATGGGGGAATTTCGAGAGGACTTGTCgttttattatctttatttttattttttattgctaTTTTTCTTGGGATTTTACGGGAACGGTTAGGTTAGGTTCGGCTCTTTCAGTGGTTACGGAAATtgcatttctttctttgaaatcaaaatgaaaatggaaaaagatAGATTCTCAAAGAAATTAGAGACGCCAATTACATGCCTTGAATTGATCTCTTGGACCTATGGCAAGAGCTGACACGGTAGAAAGAAAGCATATGTATCTATCTCATTATAATAGTAGtcgtaaaaataataataaagttattcTACTCAATAATCCTAATCATCCCCCACTTCTCTACCTCTTGACATGGCATTAATTTATTGTATAAATTTCAAGAAAGAGGTCTACCAATTCATGTTCAAGTTTAATCCTAAATTATTGCCACACTAAGAGGGACAAATGCGTTGGGACTTAGGCCGCTTCATTTTGCTCATTCTCTTCGGGGTCCTCCTCAGGGTCCTCAGGTTGCTCCAAATTATTGTTAGATTCCGACTCATCAACTGGGTCCAAGGAGGCTGTTGTGCTATCTCTTTTTGACATTGATGTTGTTGCAATAGGGTCATCCATGGGGGGAATCTCTGTGTCTAAATCCCCACTCTCCATCTTAAAAGTTGTTGGAAATTCAGTCTTAGCGCTGAAAGATTGCTGCTGACTCACTTCATTCTTTTCAGATTCTGAACCTTGACTATTTGCTCCCCTATCTCCTGCAGATGGTAAGGCTTCAGACTTCGCTGCAGTATGTTGCTGCCAAGTTTCAGCTTCCGCCATCACACCCAATCCATTCCTCACTTCTGATGTGGCTAATAAACCTTGAGGAAACTCATGCTGGTACTGGTTTCCTGAACTTGATAATGGTGCTTGTGCAGACTCCAATGTTGCTATTGGTAGAGATACCTGAGGGCCCGCTAACCCCGGGACTTGGGCTTGACTAAGGACATAAGTCAACAGCTGAGCTAAAACTACTTGTGGGTCCGTAACACCCTGTTGAATTTGAGGGACCAAGGGAGGTGGTGGAGCACTGATATTAGGTGGATAAAGTGCTTGAACTCCAGCTTCTCCATATAAAGCCCGGTGCCCGTGAAACCTCTTCATATTTGCAATATGCTTTTTACCAGCCAAATGACAGTTAAAAACCACCTGAGTTTCACACTTAACGTTGCACAATTCACACATAAAAGGAATACCTCCCTTTGGTTTGGGAGGCTCAGATGGTCTTCTAGATCCTTCATTTCTTTTCACATATTTACCCCCTCGTCCCCCTCTCATCTTACGCTTCAAACCACGGCCCCGAGCTTCAGAGGGATTCCTTAAATTCCTTTTAGCTTCTGCAGGACCAGTTGTCGATGCTTCAGGTTTATTCACAATGTCCTGCTGCTGCTCAATTTCTTTCTTGTTGTCAGTAGTGGCAGCCAAGGAGGGAACCATCTGTTGATGTTGTTTTTCCTCAGATCCCTCAACTTTCACCAATTGAACAATTTCTGATCCCAAATTAGGCACTTGCACACTTTGCTGTCCAGTTATAACTCCATTCCGCTTCTGCAGCTCTTCACGTACCTGCAAGTTTTTCTTATGCCGCTTTCCATTCTTATGCTGCTCCAGGATTTCTGGTCTGTTGCAATCAACCCTGCAAAGTTCACACCAAGCCATGCGTGGCGGTGGCCGGAGTGGAGCAGCAGGCACCTGAGCTGGTAATGTTGCATGACCTGGAACTGATGCTGCAGGTAGCATTGCAGCAGCTGCTCCATTTGGATCTAAAACAGAATTTGGTATAGCTGATGCTGCACCATTTGAAGGAGTATGCTGACTGCAATTATGGGCATGACCAGCATGACCCAAGGTGCCCCCTCTAAAAGGCCTCCTACCCCTTCTTCCACCCCTATATGCAGATTGCATCTGTAGAATACATTCGAAGATAAGGTGCaatgtgaaatcaaaatagttatCAGATTCTAACAAGATCAAATAAATCAGAATAATAAGGCCAAAACCAATCTCAACTAAGCAATGTGAAATTAACTCAATCAGACAGAAGTGGCAACATAACATAGATATAGAGTATGGACATACATGTTGTGCCAACATGCAGCTGAACTGACCTTATAAGTAATCAGACAGGTAACAAGCTTACAACTCAGGTGCAATAAATTGGGACATAGGTTttgaacaatatcaaaaataaatatcacTAACAAGAAATATCCAACTTTTAATGCACACATTAATCACACTATACTTATAGAATATTAGTTTTTCAACAAACTGAAAATTAAAGATACTgtaaaaacattaaaacaattAGAACCACAACAACACTTTCAAGAATGTTTACCAAGAGAGAACTCTGAGAAATCTAGCATTAAAGGATCTTACACacttcaaatattaaaaaattgatgaCAAGACATAAAAGCAAATACTTCAAGGTCGTAACAAGATGTGCTGTTCAAAGCCAGAATATAGTTAAAAAATTCCCGCAAGTACTTTTGCCACACAGCACAATGAACACTAGGTGTGTCTTTGGACCCATAAAGAAAGAAAGTATAATTACTATGGTAGTAATTACGCAGCCTTATAATCATAAGGAATTCT
The Gossypium hirsutum isolate 1008001.06 chromosome A07, Gossypium_hirsutum_v2.1, whole genome shotgun sequence genome window above contains:
- the LOC107952767 gene encoding phosphatidate cytidylyltransferase 5, chloroplastic isoform X3, coding for MASFASFVEISRYNLIPLSVTSLCGCPCRLLSNQTLIPTRRTPKLKLNVVFHGPQSVFRVRPTSIYVNRRLITAVARAEPESIDESNAEEEVDQGAILPTTKDSFSELQHKSSQLRKRIVFGLGIGISVGGAVLAGGWVFTVALAAAVFLGAREYFELVRSRGITAGMTPPPRYVSRVCSVICAFMPILTLYFGNIDISVTSAAFVVATALLMQRGNPRFAQLSSTMFGLFYCGYLPCFWVKLRCGLAAPALNTRIGAGWPFLLGGQAHWTVGLVATLISFSSIIAADTYAFLGGKAIGKTPLTNISPKKTWEGAIVGLGGCIATSVVLSKILSWPASLVSAIAFGFLNFFGSVFGDLTESMIKRDAGVKDSGSLIPGHGGILDRVDSYIFTGLQKHK
- the LOC107952767 gene encoding phosphatidate cytidylyltransferase 4, chloroplastic isoform X1 produces the protein MASFASFVEISRYNLIPLSVTSLCGCPCRLLSNQTLIPTRRTPKLKLNVVFHGPQSVFRVRPTSIYVNRRLITAVARAEPESIDESNAEEEVDQGAILPTTKDSFSELQHKSSQLRKRIVFGLGIGISVGGAVLAGGWVFTVALAAAVFLGAREYFELVRSRGITAGMTPPPRYVSRVCSVICAFMPILTLYFGNIDISVTSAAFVVATALLMQRGNPRFAQLSSTMFGLFYCGYLPCFWVKLRCGLAAPALNTRIGAGWPFLLGGQAHWTVGLVATLISFSSIIAADTYAFLGGKAIGKTPLTNISPKKTWEGAIVGLGGCIATSVVLSKILSWPASLVSAIAFGFLNFFGSVFGDLTESMIKRDAGVKDSGSLIPGHGGILDRVDSYIFTGALAYSFVKILLPLYGV
- the LOC107952765 gene encoding uncharacterized protein isoform X1, with product MEYTAEQQQYQQQYQNQPQAYGYDPSQYHHQSAASYYAYAYGNQQHQQQQYPYYPPQDSYPQQYSQFYQEAAPIHPPGVPLDHHSQPTVYYPPQPAVDPQHQQGIPVSGSDSSAVPANYAGNVVSAQRDNRPRQMQSAYRGGRRGRRPFRGGTLGHAGHAHNCSQHTPSNGAASAIPNSVLDPNGAAAAMLPAASVPGHATLPAQVPAAPLRPPPRMAWCELCRVDCNRPEILEQHKNGKRHKKNLQVREELQKRNGVITGQQSVQVPNLGSEIVQLVKVEGSEEKQHQQMVPSLAATTDNKKEIEQQQDIVNKPEASTTGPAEAKRNLRNPSEARGRGLKRKMRGGRGGKYVKRNEGSRRPSEPPKPKGGIPFMCELCNVKCETQVVFNCHLAGKKHIANMKRFHGHRALYGEAGVQALYPPNISAPPPPLVPQIQQGVTDPQVVLAQLLTYVLSQAQVPGLAGPQVSLPIATLESAQAPLSSSGNQYQHEFPQGLLATSEVRNGLGVMAEAETWQQHTAAKSEALPSAGDRGANSQGSESEKNEVSQQQSFSAKTEFPTTFKMESGDLDTEIPPMDDPIATTSMSKRDSTTASLDPVDESESNNNLEQPEDPEEDPEENEQNEAA
- the LOC107952767 gene encoding phosphatidate cytidylyltransferase 5, chloroplastic isoform X4 — its product is MASFASFVEISRYNLIPLSVTSLCGCPCRLLSNQTLIPTRRTPKLKLNVVFHGPQSVFRVRPTSIYVNRRLITAVARAEPESIDESNAEEEVDQGAILPTTKDSFSELQHKSSQLRKRIVFGLGIGISVGGAVLAGGWVFTVALAAAVFLGAREYFELVRSRGITAGMTPPPRYVSRVCSVICAFMPILTLYFGNIDISVTSAAFVVATALLMQRGNPRFAQLSSTMFGLFYCGYLPCFWVKLRCGLAAPALNTRIGAGWPFLLGGQAHWTVGLVATLISFSSIIAADTYAFLGGKAIGKTPLTNISPKKTWEGAIVGLGGCIATSVVLSKILSWPASLVRSLARINASVNC
- the LOC107952767 gene encoding phosphatidate cytidylyltransferase 5, chloroplastic isoform X2 — encoded protein: MASFASFVEISRYNLIPLSVTSLCGCPCRLLSNQTLIPTRRTPKLKLNVVFHGPQSVFRVRPTSIYVNRRLITAVARAEPESIDESNAEEEVDQGAILPTTKDSFSELQHKSSQLRKRIVFGLGIGISVGGAVLAGGWVFTVALAAAVFLGAREYFELVRSRGITAGMTPPPRYVSRVCSVICAFMPILTLYFGNIDISVTSAAFVVATALLMQRGNPRFAQLSSTMFGLFYCGYLPCFWVKLRCGLAAPALNTRIGAGWPFLLGGQAHWTVGLVATLISFSSIIAADTYAFLGGKAIGKTPLTNISPKKTWEGAIVGLGGCIATSVVLSKILSWPASLVSAIAFGFLNFFGSVFGDLTESMIKRDAGVKDSGSLIPGHGGILDRVDSYIFTEAQMMDSSKRNQFLLAL
- the LOC107952765 gene encoding uncharacterized protein isoform X2; this encodes MLAQHVCPYSISMLCCHFCLIELISHCLVEIGFGLIILIYLILLESDNYFDFTLHLIFECILQMQSAYRGGRRGRRPFRGGTLGHAGHAHNCSQHTPSNGAASAIPNSVLDPNGAAAAMLPAASVPGHATLPAQVPAAPLRPPPRMAWCELCRVDCNRPEILEQHKNGKRHKKNLQVREELQKRNGVITGQQSVQVPNLGSEIVQLVKVEGSEEKQHQQMVPSLAATTDNKKEIEQQQDIVNKPEASTTGPAEAKRNLRNPSEARGRGLKRKMRGGRGGKYVKRNEGSRRPSEPPKPKGGIPFMCELCNVKCETQVVFNCHLAGKKHIANMKRFHGHRALYGEAGVQALYPPNISAPPPPLVPQIQQGVTDPQVVLAQLLTYVLSQAQVPGLAGPQVSLPIATLESAQAPLSSSGNQYQHEFPQGLLATSEVRNGLGVMAEAETWQQHTAAKSEALPSAGDRGANSQGSESEKNEVSQQQSFSAKTEFPTTFKMESGDLDTEIPPMDDPIATTSMSKRDSTTASLDPVDESESNNNLEQPEDPEEDPEENEQNEAA